A window from Leifsonia shinshuensis encodes these proteins:
- the glgB gene encoding 1,4-alpha-glucan branching protein GlgB, with translation MSPIPEGAAAVDLPTLDDTLLATIAAGSHHDPHSVLGQHQVAAPGVADPVTVIRALRPLATEVFAVLANGAHVELGHLGHGVWQGVDITGPGAYEIEARYEDGSTWTADDPYRFLPTIGQLDLHLIGEGRHETLWTALGAHVRDLGGVVGTSFTVWAPHARAVRVVGNFNGWDGTLYGMRNMGASGVWELFVPGIGEGEIYKFDLLAQDGRWVRKIDPLAQFAEVPPATASKITVSRHDWADDEWMQQRAQTDPHAGPMSIYELHFGSWRPGLGYREAADQLIDYVGALGYTHVEFLPLAEHPFGGSWGYQVTGYYAPTSRFGSPDDLKYLIDRLHQAGIGVILDWVPGHFPKDDWALARYDGQPLYEHPDPRRGEHKDWGTYIFDYGNSQVRNFLVANALYWLEEFHVDGLRVDAVASMLYLDYSRNDGEWEPNIHGGRENLEAIGFLQEVTATAYKRNPGTVMIAEESTSYPGVTAPTSSGGLGFGLKWNMGWMHDALQYIHQDPMYRGYHHSEITFSFVYAWSENFLLPISHDEVVHGKGSLLTKMPGDHWQQLANVRAFLAFMWAHPGKQLLFMGQEFGQPSEWSEERGLDWWILDQPAHQGLWNLVSQLNAVYRDNPQLWALDNDPAGFEWLDGSDAQGNVIAFLRKDRDGEPIAMLFNFSGNPHSGYRMGLPFAGEWEELLNTDAEAYGGSGVGNLGAVTAVDEPWMGRPASAVLTLPPLGALWLKPRR, from the coding sequence GCGGCCGCCGTCGACCTGCCGACGCTCGACGACACCCTGCTCGCCACCATCGCCGCAGGCAGCCACCACGACCCGCACTCCGTCCTGGGCCAGCACCAGGTCGCGGCTCCCGGCGTCGCCGACCCGGTGACCGTCATCCGGGCGCTCCGCCCGCTCGCCACCGAGGTCTTCGCGGTGCTCGCCAACGGCGCCCACGTCGAGCTCGGCCACCTCGGCCACGGCGTCTGGCAGGGCGTCGACATCACCGGCCCCGGCGCCTACGAGATCGAGGCCCGCTACGAGGACGGCAGCACCTGGACCGCGGACGACCCGTACCGGTTCCTGCCCACCATCGGCCAGCTCGACCTCCACCTGATCGGTGAGGGACGCCACGAGACGCTCTGGACGGCGCTCGGCGCCCACGTGCGCGACCTCGGCGGCGTTGTCGGCACCTCCTTCACCGTCTGGGCGCCGCACGCCCGCGCTGTCCGGGTGGTCGGGAACTTCAACGGCTGGGACGGCACGCTGTACGGGATGCGCAACATGGGCGCCTCCGGCGTCTGGGAGCTGTTCGTCCCCGGCATCGGCGAGGGCGAGATCTACAAGTTCGACCTGCTCGCGCAGGACGGCCGCTGGGTGCGGAAGATCGACCCTCTCGCCCAGTTCGCCGAGGTGCCGCCCGCGACCGCCTCCAAGATCACGGTGAGCCGCCACGACTGGGCGGACGACGAGTGGATGCAGCAGCGCGCGCAGACGGACCCGCACGCGGGCCCGATGAGCATCTACGAGCTCCACTTCGGCTCCTGGCGCCCCGGCCTCGGGTACCGCGAGGCGGCGGACCAGCTGATCGACTACGTCGGTGCCCTCGGCTATACGCACGTCGAGTTCCTGCCGCTCGCCGAGCATCCCTTCGGCGGGTCGTGGGGCTACCAGGTCACCGGCTACTACGCCCCGACCAGCCGGTTCGGCTCCCCCGACGACCTCAAGTACCTGATCGACCGGCTGCACCAGGCCGGCATCGGCGTCATCCTCGACTGGGTGCCCGGCCATTTCCCCAAGGACGACTGGGCGCTCGCCCGCTACGACGGGCAGCCGCTCTACGAGCACCCGGACCCGCGGCGTGGCGAGCACAAGGACTGGGGCACGTACATCTTCGACTACGGCAACTCGCAGGTGCGGAACTTCCTGGTCGCCAACGCGCTGTACTGGCTGGAGGAGTTCCACGTCGACGGCCTCCGCGTCGACGCCGTGGCCTCGATGCTCTACCTCGACTACTCGCGCAACGACGGCGAGTGGGAGCCGAACATCCACGGCGGCCGCGAGAACCTGGAGGCGATCGGGTTCCTGCAGGAGGTCACGGCCACCGCGTACAAGCGCAACCCCGGCACCGTGATGATCGCCGAGGAGTCCACCAGCTACCCCGGCGTCACCGCCCCCACCTCGTCCGGCGGCCTCGGCTTCGGTCTGAAGTGGAACATGGGCTGGATGCACGACGCCCTGCAGTACATCCACCAGGACCCGATGTACCGCGGCTACCACCACAGCGAGATCACGTTCTCGTTCGTGTACGCGTGGAGCGAGAACTTCCTCCTGCCGATCAGTCACGACGAGGTCGTCCACGGCAAGGGCTCGCTGCTGACCAAGATGCCCGGCGACCACTGGCAGCAGCTTGCGAACGTGCGGGCGTTCCTCGCGTTCATGTGGGCGCATCCCGGCAAGCAGCTGCTCTTCATGGGGCAGGAGTTCGGCCAGCCGTCGGAGTGGAGCGAGGAGCGCGGGCTCGACTGGTGGATCCTCGACCAGCCGGCCCACCAGGGCCTCTGGAACCTGGTCTCCCAGCTCAACGCCGTGTACCGCGACAACCCGCAGCTGTGGGCCCTGGACAACGACCCCGCCGGCTTCGAGTGGCTGGACGGCTCGGACGCCCAGGGCAACGTCATCGCGTTCCTGCGCAAGGACCGCGACGGCGAGCCGATCGCGATGCTGTTCAACTTCTCCGGCAACCCGCACAGCGGCTACCGGATGGGGCTGCCGTTCGCCGGCGAGTGGGAGGAACTGCTCAACACGGACGCCGAGGCGTACGGCGGTTCCGGCGTCGGCAACCTCGGTGCGGTCACCGCGGTGGACGAGCCGTGGATGGGCCGCCCGGCATCGGCGGTGCTGACGCTGCCGCCGCTCGGGGCGCTCTGGCTCAAGCCCCGGCGCTGA
- a CDS encoding tetratricopeptide repeat protein: protein MSNVPPPPTNLRGAVDLSSLVNRPAPSADGGASGQPAAGGELTLPSLYFEGTDANFNDFIDLSMRVPVVVDLVTARAEQSAQFSAVIDRVVGGFGGRLVVVRIDVDANPQLTQAFQAQAVPTVAALIAGRPVQLFSGVVPEEQLRDVFAQLLQLAAQNGVTDTVAVEGGADAAEQPDGAAEAAPEPPLPPLHAEAYDAIERGDYEGAIRAYRTALAQDPRDTMAAAGLAQVSLLARLAGHTADELRSAAAEAPLDADAQLGVADLDISGGHVDDAFDRLLTVFPSLDAAGKEAVRTRLLEYFEIVGVDDPRVGKARARLASLLY, encoded by the coding sequence ATGAGCAACGTCCCGCCCCCGCCCACCAACCTGCGCGGGGCCGTCGACCTGAGTTCCCTCGTCAACCGGCCCGCGCCGTCGGCGGACGGCGGCGCGTCCGGTCAGCCGGCCGCGGGAGGCGAGCTGACGCTGCCGAGCCTCTACTTCGAGGGCACGGACGCGAACTTCAACGACTTCATCGACCTGTCGATGCGCGTCCCCGTCGTGGTCGACCTGGTCACCGCGCGCGCCGAGCAGTCGGCGCAGTTCTCCGCCGTGATCGACCGCGTCGTCGGCGGTTTCGGCGGGCGGCTCGTGGTCGTCCGCATCGACGTGGACGCGAACCCGCAGCTCACCCAGGCGTTCCAGGCGCAGGCGGTGCCTACTGTGGCCGCCCTGATCGCGGGCCGTCCGGTGCAGCTGTTCTCGGGCGTCGTCCCAGAGGAGCAGCTGCGCGACGTGTTCGCGCAGCTGCTGCAGCTGGCCGCGCAGAACGGCGTCACCGACACGGTGGCCGTCGAGGGCGGCGCGGATGCCGCCGAGCAGCCGGACGGAGCCGCGGAGGCCGCGCCGGAGCCCCCGCTGCCGCCGCTGCACGCGGAGGCCTACGACGCGATCGAGCGCGGCGACTACGAGGGTGCGATCCGCGCCTACCGGACCGCTCTGGCGCAGGATCCCCGCGACACGATGGCGGCCGCGGGTCTCGCGCAGGTCAGCCTGCTCGCGCGCCTGGCCGGCCACACGGCCGACGAGCTCCGGAGCGCCGCCGCGGAGGCGCCGCTCGACGCGGACGCCCAGCTCGGCGTCGCCGACCTCGACATCTCCGGCGGGCACGTCGACGACGCGTTCGACCGCCTGCTCACCGTGTTCCCGTCGCTCGACGCCGCGGGCAAGGAGGCGGTGCGGACGCGCCTGCTCGAGTATTTCGAGATCGTGGGTGTGGACGACCCCCGCGTGGGCAAGGCGCGGGCTAGGCTGGCCTCGCTGCTGTACTGA
- a CDS encoding NAD(P)H-binding protein, producing the protein MSRVLVVGGTGLAGRAVTAEAIDRGHEVVVAARRVPDDDADEYVAGAAYVTADLVTGDGLEEAVDGVDVVVDTVNAVGKQAAHVFATGAQNLVHTAARFGVHRAVLLSVVGVDHSSYGYYRAKAAQERAYLDSALDTRIVRATQFHDFVTAIFDRGRPMGALLAPTGTRFQPIAVTDVARVLVDAAEGTGEPDSVIHVGGPQVETARSLAEQWKQASGTRRYILPVRLGGALGSTWRAGRNLVPEHAVDGLGYAAWIDSRG; encoded by the coding sequence ATGTCCCGTGTGCTCGTCGTCGGAGGCACCGGCCTGGCCGGGCGCGCCGTCACCGCTGAAGCGATCGACCGCGGGCACGAGGTCGTCGTTGCCGCCCGCCGCGTGCCCGACGACGACGCCGACGAATACGTCGCCGGCGCCGCCTACGTCACGGCCGACCTGGTCACCGGCGACGGGCTGGAGGAGGCGGTCGACGGTGTCGACGTCGTCGTCGACACCGTCAACGCGGTCGGCAAGCAGGCCGCGCACGTCTTCGCGACGGGTGCGCAGAACCTCGTCCACACCGCCGCGCGCTTCGGCGTGCACCGGGCGGTGCTGCTCTCCGTCGTGGGCGTCGACCACTCCTCGTACGGCTACTACCGGGCGAAGGCGGCCCAGGAGCGGGCGTACCTGGACTCGGCGCTCGACACGCGGATCGTCCGCGCCACCCAGTTCCACGACTTCGTCACCGCCATCTTCGACCGCGGACGCCCGATGGGTGCCCTGCTTGCACCGACCGGCACCCGCTTCCAGCCGATCGCGGTGACCGACGTCGCCCGGGTGCTGGTCGACGCCGCAGAGGGCACGGGGGAGCCCGACAGCGTCATCCACGTCGGCGGTCCGCAGGTCGAGACGGCCCGCTCGCTCGCCGAGCAGTGGAAGCAGGCCAGCGGGACCCGCCGCTACATCCTCCCCGTCCGGCTGGGCGGCGCGCTCGGATCCACCTGGCGGGCGGGCCGCAACCTGGTTCCCGAGCACGCCGTCGACGGCCTCGGCTACGCGGCCTGGATCGACTCGCGCGGCTGA